DNA sequence from the Callithrix jacchus isolate 240 chromosome 13, calJac240_pri, whole genome shotgun sequence genome:
AATAGTTTTGTTAATTGAATATATCAATTTACAGCCAAACCAGCATTATGAGAATTctcacatttaaatatatattttaaatatatttttaatatattttaaatatatttttaaatgtatttaaatatatttttctatcaatTTCAAGAATTAGTCATTGTTCTATAACTTACTTCTCCTGAAAGACAAATCTACTCCACAGCAATCTCTCATGGCCTCTTTACCCAGCAGCTCCCATTCTCTGCCAGTTAGGCTTGATATTTAATCTAGctattactttgttttttatatccttgctttttagaaaatatcCTCTGAGCCAttctgagggaatgtattctcttcccgggtctacaagggggcgtagtttcaagggcaagaatcttcccagcaccatgcccaccCCTCCTTTAGGGGATTAAGggtctttgtttaaattttcgCACAAGCGGGaagaatcaaagatcaatcacaaAAGGAGTTTGAAGGAACTCCTCCCTGGTTAAAAGTCCTTGTCCCCCACATCCAGAAGGATTCCatatttgggtccccttccacaatcttcgtggaagctttctctctctcatcttctctctcctttttctctttctctgcctaaataactcactttctgcaaaaactctttggggtctgatatttacttgcAAGCGCACCATGCCCGGCATGGTCCCCCTTTCCCATTCCTgggtgagtgagagaccaagagcctggagCCCACCAGGGAGTGAGCTAAACCTCCCCTGCACCCCGTGTCCCAGAACCTGGCAAACAATTCCAGTAAACGTTATaatcatatttttgaaaattatttaatgtacACCTCAATATCTTTTTTGAATGTTACTGAATTTTAAGTTTAAGCTTCTACTTAAAAATTCTAGTTtagggttgggcgtggtggctcacacctgtaatccaaacactttggaggccaaggcaggaggatcacctgaggtcgggagttcaagaccagcccaaccaacatggtgaaaccccatccttgaaaaaaaagaaaaagaaaaattctagctTAGAACTTAAAGGATCCCTAGAGATCACAGAATTAAATATATGTGGAAGCTGCCATCCAAAAAGGTTCAAGTTAAAACCTTGGTTACTGGTAGAACTAAGCCTAAATCAAATCCCTGTTTGATTCCTAAAGAATGTTTAGAAGTGGTATGTCAGTTAATTGTGCTATTAAAACTTTTGGTGAGTacaccaaataaaaataatggttgCTATATAGATAATCATCTTCTAAAGTTCCCAAACTATTTTTGTACTTTACTGCTATGTAAAAGGAACATGTATATTTGCACTGTTACCTGATGCAGTTCTGGTTTTCGTGTCTGAGTTTGAACATGCCGAATAGCTGCCCGAGCCTCCACGAAGGGGTGAGTAAGCCCGACTATTCCATGTGCCAGAGTAGGAGGGAGGATAGGACGGGTAGTACCACGAGTCTGAGAAGGGTGTTGCCGCTCTTTAAATGCATAAAAGTAGATTAGGCATTTTTCTTGTAGCTATAATTTTTAAGTACTTTCCTATTCCTAAACCGTCAGAAAAAAAGTCAAGTACTTTTTCCTGAATGTTCTGGTATAGCAGAGTtaacatgaaatttaaaactgttttatatCTCTGCCATTATTATGGTCATTGCTATAGGGGAAAAGTGACAGGGAGTCAGTGCTCTTTCTGAATTTGCactgaaataaaatctaaacttaAACTACCATTAATACTTCATATTCTAAAATCTGGCCCCAAGCTCTTTCCAGCCTTACTTTTATCATTCTTCTACCAAACAAGACTGTTTCCCAAATGTTATATTCTCTCCTGTCTCCTCATTTTCTCAGGTAAACTAAATAGTCTTTTTCCTATTTCATTAATATCTATGAGGATGACATAAGaaacacaataaaagaaaataacatatacaATACTGATCAAATCACATGGAGTGTACCATCCCCCTTCCCAGAGAATCTTATTTAATAGGCTAATGCCaccaatttattttccttagcaAAACTAAATGCAGTTAAATTGCAAGCAAAACAAAGAAGCCtctttaaaaagttgaattcaaGAGCAAGTGAGATCAATGCAAAAAGCTTACCTATTGCTGCCAAACAAATATCCTAGTAATCCACCAGTTCCCAAGCCAGTCCAGAACCCTGGTCCTGAATTTTCATATCCTTGTTGTCCTGCAAAAGCACCGCCAAAACCAGAAGTTGCACCACGGCCAGTATTCTGTggtccttaaaataaaaatgagttattATGTATCTTCACTTAAACATGACATAGCCTACAAAAGCAAAGATAACATAACATTTCAATTATTTCATCTGTACTGAACTATTTATTAATAATACTCAGGCATCAAGTTATTAACAAGTTGTATTCAAAAAGGTATTTGTAAAATACTGTTTATAATGAAGGAGAACATTTCCCACAGACATGGGAAGAGAGGAATATTTTGGGACTGGGGAGGGTCTTGCTATATAAATTACATCTTCCCTGCTCAAGATCAGCTAACTAGAAAATGACCCCACTTTTCAGAATTACTTTCTCTCTGcattgtgaacttttttttttttttgagaccgagttttgctcttgttaccgaggctggagtgcaatggcgcgatctcagctcactgcaacctctgcttcctgggttcaggcaattctcctgcctcagcctcctgagtagctgggattacaggcacaggccaccatgcccagctaattttttgtatttttagtagagacggggtttcaccatgttgaccaagatggtctcgatctcttgacctcgtgatccacctgcctcggcctcccaaagtgctgggatcacaggcttgtaatcccatGCCCGGCTGCATTGTGAACTCTTAAGTGGAGTCTCTAAGAGCTTCAGATGAAAGCTGTGCCTCAGTCTCTAACCAAGGAATCCAAGGGGAGGCAGCCAGATATTTATTTGTGTCAGCTGGGAAGTCAGATAGACAAGGGACCTAATGAGTATCTTCTACTCAGAGGAAATTTTATTTGATGTATATCATATATTTAGGAAAGTGTGCTAATCTTACATGTATGGCAcaataaatttatacatatgtacctaTCCATGTAACCACCACCCACACCAATAAGCCATTTCTGGCACCCCAGAAGGCTCCCTCATGACAACTCCTTATAGATTCACATCTGTGTCAGAGATCAGCACTACTTTGACTTCTCTTACCATACTTTAGTTCTGTCCATTCTAAACAGGATCATACAGTATGTATTCTGTGTCTGGCACATCATTATGTCTATGGAGTCAATCCTACCATTGCATGtatcagttttttctttgttgtttttttttcttttttgagaaggagttttttGCTCCgtcaccacgctggagtgcagtggcaccatcccactcactgcaatctccgcctcccaggttcaagcgattctcctgcctcagtctcccaagtagctgagattacaggcatacaccaccacacctggctaatttttgtatttttagtagagatgggtttcaccatgttggccaggatggtctcaatctcctgacctcgtgatccgcccgcctcggcctcccaaagtgctgggattacaggcgtgagtcaccatgcccagcctcagtgtTTTTCTTAACTCATGTGCTTCTACTGTGTGAAAAACTCACACAGTCCCATTCTAATGTTTACAGATATTCTACCTCAATTTTTTGGCTGTTATAAATCAAACTGCTacgaacattcctgtgcatgtttCTTGGTGCACTATGCATTCACTTATCCTAGGTATTTATGTAGGAATAGAATTGCTGGTCACAGGGTAGGCATACATTTGGGTTAGTAAATActgacagttttccaaagtgttttaCCATTTTAACTCCTACTAGCAAAGTACGAAAGCTACAGTCACTCTACATCATTACCCATACCTGGTACTCTGTCTTTTTAATGTTAGCCATTATTGGCCATCTAGTGGCTAAAAATAATCtccctgtggttttaatctgcatttctctgaagactaatgatgctgagcaccttttcttatttttattgaccGTATATATCATGGGTTGGGGACCCTAGTACTGGTCCGTGGCATGTTAGGAACTGggacacacagcaggaggtgagcagcaggcaagcaACTGAAGCTGCATCTGTATTTAAAGCCACTCCCCATCACGTGCATTACTACCTGAgcttcacctcctgtcagatcagaagcagcattagattctcataagaacgCAAaacctactgtgaactgcacatggaAGGGATCtgggttgcatgctccttatgagaatctaaggcctgatgatctgtcactgtatCCCATATCACCCTAGATGGGACTGTacagttgcaggaaaacaagctcagggctcccactgattgtACATTACAGTGAGCtgttaattaattatatattacaatgtaataataacagaaataaagtacacaataaatgtaatatgttTAAATAATCCCAAAACTTTCTCTCCCGCCCTCCTAACCCCTGCAActcgtggaaaaattgtcttccacaaaaccagtccctggtgccaaaaaaatTGGGGACTGCTGATATAGATGTCTTCTCTTATTATAAAATGGCCATTCAAGTCCTCTTTGGAGGGCTTGTCTACCTAGGAGTTCATTTtatattatagatagatagatagatagatagatagatagatagatagatagatagatagatagatagatatgcaGGAAATATAGATAGATATGCAGGAAATACGTTTTGCAAATTTTTCCCAGTCTGAggcttgccttttcactctcCTAACAGTGCCttctgaggccaggcacggtggctcaagcctgtaatcccagcactttgggaggccgaggcgggtggatcatgaggtcaagagattgagaccatcctggtcaacatggtgaaaccctgtctctactaaaaatacaaaaaaattagctgagcatggtggcatgtgcctgtaatcccagctactcaggaggctgaggcaggagaaattcctgaacccaggaggcagaggttgcggtgagcagagatcacaccattgcactccagcctgaataacaagagcgaaactccgcctcaaaaaaaaaaaaaaaaaaattgtgccttTTGATGATTAGATATTCTTAATTTAAATAAAGGCTAATTTAcccatgttttcttttatggctggtactttttttttttttttttgcttatataaagtgatttatttacagagagagagaaacaggaggagagagaaagaaacagctaactctcacattGAATGagagaatccaggagaggaaagagcttccacactgagtggaagggaatacagagagatggagtttgggagaggaagacaggcttccacaaagggagtgttcgtggaagcagacttcagaagggaaatccaggatagagaaaaacagcttccacgaACACaagagtgtttgtggaaggggatccaaacgtGGAGTCCCTTATAGTTGGTACTTTTTATGttctgtttaagaaatctttaccTATTCTAAGGTGATGACAAATATTCTTCTATGTTTTATTCTGGAAACTTATTGTTTTACCTTTTACATTGAGATCTATAATACttaaagaattaatttttatgtacagTGTGAGACGGGGTCAGGGCAAATGTTTATTACCaaaagcattcttttctttttttttttttttttgagacagggtctcggctcactgcaacctccacctcttgggttcaagtgattctcatgcctcagcctccagagcagctggaattacaggtgcctactacaacacccacctaatttttgtatttttactaaagactgGATTTCACTAtctttgtcaggctggtctcaaactcctgacctcaagtgatctgcccacctcggcctcctaaagtgctggggttacaggcgtgagccactgcacccagccaaacagGCATTCTTAACATTGCAATCACAACATacttggaagaaaagaagaacagaagagggaaaagaagttgaaagtaaaaaaacaaaatgagaagacaaatCTCCTTTGGTTTCCCAATACAACCATTTTCTACTTCGGAACCGAGCACGGGATACACTAACCTCACACCCACCCTTCTTATAGCCACTACAAGGGAAACATACCTGTGAACTCAGACTTAAAGCCTGGGGGAGGAGGTCCTGATGGGTTGGTGAATCTCTGGTAACGGGGGGAAAATGTTGAATAATCAGAATATGAGGGAGGAGAATATTGCCCATCACTCAGGAACAGCTTATAGACTACAAAGGCAATCCCGAGGAGCACCACAATGGTAATCAATCCACTCATGTTACAGGAATCTGCCGAGTACCACTTATGATAATAATCAGAGAAAGAGGCAAAACCATGCTGCTTTCCAGACTCCTTCAGTTTCTTCAGGCCAAGTTCCGTATAATCTAAATTATACTCCAAGCCACAGGAACCTCTTAGTACATACTGGTCTTCAGAGGACTCATAGCCTTCACAGCTCACCACAGTTTTTCCAAATTTGTACGCAATATCTAAGTCGGTCTTACATTCCcactatgaagaaaaatagaaacagactattagaaacaaacttttttttcatttaatatatgtTACTTGGGCTATATATCTGTCATAAAATTGCAAAAGGAAGCAATGCAATGATCCCCAAAATTCAGGACATAAGTATTTGTGTTTGGGGGAACGGAAAATGAGGGACTTCAAAGATAATGGTGGTATCTGTGTTCTACTTCTTATGCTGGATAGTGTGCACACAAGTGTTCATTTTATTaccattctttattctttacatatgttatatatcCATCTGAACATATTAAGTGttctataatttataaaatttaagcaAGCTGTCAAAATGTCAATTTTTTGCCACTGTTGTTGAagatgctttctttaaaaatacagatttcttaaAAGATGTTAAGGCTCAAAACAGTATCATATATGAACGTCTGGTAGctacacaaaaaaaaccttctgagaaaaaaacctttctacacaaattttatataaaaccaTGGACTAAATTTCCAGGGTCCAATTATATGTAATTCTCCAGTATTTTTAGAGATAGTTAGAATAATGCAAAAAGAATCCAGGCTAGCCCCAAAAATGTCtaccttaaaaaaatatatgcccAAGTTTGGTCTACATTCCATATTTTGCACTGAAAAAGCAATATGCTTCTTTAACTCTTAAGATACAAGCTAaacaccgggtgtggtggctcacacttgtaat
Encoded proteins:
- the SARAF gene encoding store-operated calcium entry-associated regulatory factor isoform X1 encodes the protein MAAACGPGTAGYCLLLGLHMFLLTAGPALGWNDPDRMLLRDVKALTLHYDRYTTSRRLDPIPQLKCVGGTAGCDSYTPKVIQCQNKGWDGYDVQWECKTDLDIAYKFGKTVVSCEGYESSEDQYVLRGSCGLEYNLDYTELGLKKLKESGKQHGFASFSDYYHKWYSADSCNMSGLITIVVLLGIAFVVYKLFLSDGQYSPPSYSDYSTFSPRYQRFTNPSGPPPPGFKSEFTGPQNTGRGATSGFGGAFAGQQGYENSGPGFWTGLGTGGLLGYLFGSNRAATPFSDSWYYPSYPPSYSGTWNSRAYSPLRGGSGSYSACSNSDTKTRTASGYGGTRRR
- the SARAF gene encoding store-operated calcium entry-associated regulatory factor isoform X2 → MAAACGPGTAGYCLLLGLHMFLLTAGPALGWNDPDRMLLRDVKALTLHYDRYTTSRRLDPIPQLKCVGGTAGCDSYTPKVIQCQNKGWDGYDVQWECKTDLDIAYKFGKTVVSCEGYESSEDQYVLRGSCGLEYNLDYTELGLKKLKESGKQHGFASFSDYYHKWYSADSCNMSGLITIVVLLGIAFVVYKLFLSDGQYSPPSYSDYSTFSPRYQRFTNPSGPPPPGFKSEFTGQQGYENSGPGFWTGLGTGGLLGYLFGSNRAATPFSDSWYYPSYPPSYSGTWNSRAYSPLRGGSGSYSACSNSDTKTRTASGYGGTRRR